A window of Roseiflexus castenholzii DSM 13941 genomic DNA:
GACTCGATGCGCACATTCACCGTCGTTGGGTCGCCGGCGCCCTGGGTTTGCAGTTCGACCTGCACTTCCGCCGCGATGTCGCTGAGCGTTTCGACGAGCAGCGCCGCCATTTCGCGCCCGCGCTCGTAGCTGAGGAGCGCTGCCTTGATTCCTTGCTTGAGTGCAGGGCGAGCAAGCGGCGCCAGCAGCGGCAACACGTCGCGCGCGGCAAGGGTTGCGCCGACACCAAGCGCAATACCGGTCAAGAGGCTTCGCGTATTAGCCACGGTGTATCCCTCAATCAGCACGTCAAGAAGCGTGCTGATATTATAGCCGCATGCGCGGGATTCCGACAAACACTCACTGCTCACAGAAAAATGGCGCTGTGCGCTCTGCGCCGATGCACGTTCTGCGCGGCGCGTCGGTCGCAGCCGTGGCGCTGCTCACTCCACACGACACCGGGGGCTGTCCTTCCGAGCCATTCGCTTCGCTCAGGGTAAACTCCGCGAGGAATCCCGGCGGTGATGCCGTACCGCCTGCGCCGATGCACGTTCTGCGCGGTGCGTCGGTCGCAGCCGTGGCGCTGCTCACTCCACACGACACCGGGGCTGTCCTTCCGAGCCCTTCGCTTCGCTCAGGGTAAACTCCAGGAATCCCGGCGGTGATGCCGTACCGCGCCCCTTTGCTACGGCGACGCCTGCACTGACACAAAGCATAAGGGTTTCCTTTGCGGCAGGCTCTCGATAATCAGCCAAACAACCGATCAATCACACTACGATAGCACTCATAGCAGATCATGTTCACCAGTTGTGGCGGCGGAGCGTTCTCGGTCAGGCGCAGACGCTGGATCGCATCCTCAACCTCAAACCATCCTTCGCCGGGCACGTGTACCTTCTTGCACCAGCTACAGACCGACACAACATCGGGTGATCGCTCCTGTTTGGCATCCAGCAATGCCACGTACTCTCGCGCCTCTTCGTGGGTGATGCGGCTGTTGAAATCGACGCTGCCGTCGGGGAGCGGCGCAATCTGCAACTCGATGACGCGCCGCGCTGTCGGCGAGTCGCAACGCATATGGACGGTAACGGTTCTGCCGCTGCGCACACGACTCAAAATGAGCCGGTAGAGATGGCGCGTTTCCGGGTCGCTGAT
This region includes:
- a CDS encoding SRPBCC family protein, translated to MELLPAPRTFAYRIDDHDRIIFFNDEWLAFARENDGAHLTPANVWSRPLWKFISDPETRHLYRLILSRVRSGRTVTVHMRCDSPTARRVIELQIAPLPDGSVDFNSRITHEEAREYVALLDAKQERSPDVVSVCSWCKKVHVPGEGWFEVEDAIQRLRLTENAPPPQLVNMICYECYRSVIDRLFG
- a CDS encoding DUF5132 domain-containing protein, which encodes MANTRSLLTGIALGVGATLAARDVLPLLAPLARPALKQGIKAALLSYERGREMAALLVETLSDIAAEVQVELQTQGAGDPTTVNVRIES